ttttatggaagaaaattgCAACACCCccaacctggcctagacgttatagcTGAATCTAGCGGTGTCATATGGTTGTGtgtttaaaaaaatgagttgtCGTCGAAAACCTCTTATCTTTACCACCTCTTTACACTGTATTATGCTTAAATCCAAGATGTGTCGATCAATTTCAACATGATTCgtcttcaaattttattctCCTTCAAAacgttattaatttttaaaatgtcactTACTGTGGAAGTTTTTCAAAATAGTTTGCATGTTTGtgcaaattttgttaaaatgtttgatttgttttgaaaactcgattatccctactactagcagttgtaaatcaaaacaataaaaacctcaaattaaaaataaaaaacccaaagATGCCATAATtacagtaaaataccccaaaataaaatcaaaatataatttattactaagTCAAACTAataggtcgtgtggccaccgcAGAGTCGTCCATCGCACCAATCTGCCtatgtctggggattacctgtataaTCAAATCAGAaaggtgagtttacaaaaactcaatgtgtaatccaaAATAAAGCAAACAGTCAGAAGGCAATCGTAATCTTGGCTTAAGCCCATTTCATTACAGTTTCAATTTCAAAtagggctttagcccattaCAATACAGAAGCAGTCATGCATTTacgccttagcccattacaatatCTATATTCAGTGCAATAACAGATATGCAGTTTCaaatcctacccagccagcctTTACACTCCAACTTTGTCCAACCCtatggggatataatcaacccacccatctctacactccaaaaagtaccgaatgcggcactaaaCAGTAGTTCGCAGTAGATCTTCTAGTAacttaggctcgaggcctttcagtacacttcctccaaacaTTATAATTCCCCAACCCAATGTAATGCAATCTACAGATATGACATGCTGTAACATAATATCATGTATGTAAACAGagcatataatatcaaattattgggacatcatcaggcttaatcatatcagtcatacagtcatttcagtcaattaggggtctaggtaaacttaccgtccctacagtaggttcacagttgaCTTGGGTGactcgtgcaaccttatcagtcaaacaatgaaaatggGCCTACGAGCCTAAGAAGTTTTctcgtgtgggcccacatgctcgtgtgtcccacatggcccaaattggccttggcctcgtgatcGATTTTAGTGTAACCCATGATagataattattcatatgtgtttccactatttacttataatcCTTTAAagtgtctacttgagtcactgttactaaattatttgtatcttaagctacagaattccaaaatAAGGTCCACAAATTTTcactgaaactagactcacatatcttcttaccataatatttgttagaatttttgttttagcgagtaagtacagtttattctttaaattttcaccTACTTTACTGTCTGGCAGCTTTGACCTTTCtgcacaaaaaattaattatattcttgTACAGATTTTGGACGAtgtacttatttgtatatcttgaaaataaactcattccggattttaaaaatataaaatataacccataattatttttatacaatttttaataatttttggaaGTCAGGACAGGGTATTctaaaatcattctgaccctatctcactaaaattccattatctcataatatcaaattctgttgcttacttcgtttcttctatgagaaactagactcaaatatctttaatcTCATATTTTTTCACCCTCTAACTCTATTCTCCCGATTTAtggtaatattttaaaattagcctactgttgttgtccaaacaacaagcaataTCGACTTTTCATTGAATCCTGTATTTTTGtatttcgggtacacacctggtaccGGTTGATGCTACAACGATCCCCGAGCACTCTAGAACCTATAATTGGCCAATTCCACTCAATTTATCTCTTAATCAATTGACCtaaaactaaatctaaaacGAGAAACGCATCCCTTACGCGATGAAAAGCTTCCCTAACACCTCAAAATAGTTGGTTACGCAATAGCACAATGAGACCCCTAATCCACGCGAGATGCTGCTGCCAAATGCCACAAACCCCGGAATcaaagttggaaaaaaaatcgTAAGTTAAAGAGAGCAAAAACTCTACTTACCAGACTGTGCGACGAAAATTGACCCAATAGAATGAATGTATGGTAGCCAACAAAAGAGACAGAAACAGAAGGaataatggaaagaaaaaaatttgggtttgaCGATAGAAAAACAAAAGGTGAAGAAGAAAGGGAGAAGAGATTGCGTCAGAAAGGTAGGGAGTTATGggcaaatcaaaattttacaaaaaggaAACGACAATGCTCAGAAAATTTGATAACCCCAAAATCCACTCCCCTAAATTCTCTCTACCAAACTCCTACTACTCAGATTTCCAATACAACTCAAACTCTCCAACTGAcgagcaaataaaaaaatatatatttgtccTTACACTCACGGAATGATTCGAACTGCTGACCCTCTACCAACCAATACTTCCCTTAACCATCAGACCAGCAGGACCATTCTGGTAAGTACttacaaagttttaattaaaagccTACTAGCCAGAAATAAGGGTTAAGTCAAAAAAATACTACAATTTGCCAAAGTCAGGACTTGAACTCAAGACCTTTCAGACTCATCCAGAGCACTTAACCACAAATGCTGATACACAATTGTGTCACATTTtcactataaaaaataaaaattttgaggcgTTACAACTCTATCCTCCtaaaaaatttcgtcctcgaaatttacctggttCGAAAGGGTGAGGATACTGATGGCCCATCACATCCTCAGGCTCCTACGTAGCTTTCTCAGTGCTATGATTACACCACAAAATCTTAACCAACGGGGTGGATTTTTTTCTTAGAACCTTTACATCATGCTTCAAAATCTGAATTGGCTCCTCCTCAAAGGTCAGGTCTGGCCCAACCTTGATCTCCTCAACAAGAATAATATGCGTGAGATCAAGGCGGTAGTGCCTCAACATAGAGACATGGAACACGTCATGAATCTGATCCAATTCTGGAGGTAACTCCAACTAGTAGGCAACTGGTCCCACACGTTTCTGTATGCAGTAAGGCCCAAcaaacctagggctcaacttaccCTTGCGACCAAACCTCAATACCTTCTTCCATGGTGAAACCTTGAGAAAAATAAAGTCCCCCATagaatactcaatctctcgACACTTCAGATCGGCGTAGGACTTCTGCCTATCAAATGTTGCTTTCAATCGGTTTTGAATCAGTCTAACTTTATCCTTGGTATCAGAAACTAGTTCAGGGCCTAGAACATGCCACTCGCCCAACTCAATCCAACGTGAAGGTATgcgacacctacgaccatataaagccTTGTAAGGTGCCATCTAAATGCTAGActgatagctattattataagtaAACTCTGCTAACAGCAAGTAATCCTTCCAACTGCCtcgaaaatcaatcacacaacttctcaacatatcctccagtatctgaatcaccctctctgattgaccatcagtttgagaATGGAACatagtactgaagtccaatcaTGTACCTAGAGCTTCATATAGCTTCTTCCAGAATTGAAACGTGAagcgaggatccctatcagataTTATCAAAACCTATACCCCATGCAGCCTCATTATCTTAGACACATACAATTTAGCCAACTTCTGTAGAGAGTAGTCAGTACGAATCTGTATGAAGTGGgtggacttggtcaatcgatccgcGATGACCcatacagaatccttcttagtaggtgtgaaaggtaacccactaacaaagtccatAGTCACTCTCTCTCACTTTCAAAGTGGAATCTTAACTGGCTGCAAcaaacccgaaggtaactggtgctcagccttaacctgcttGCATGTTAGACACTTAGCCACAAATTTGATAATCTCTCACTTAAGACCTgaccaccaatataactcacgaaggtcatggtacatcttatttctgccaggatgcatagcataagggctactatgcaccTATCGCAGTATAGACTGCCTTAATTTAGTATCTTTCGGTTTACATATACTCCCATGGAAGCAGAGCACTCCTTCACTATTCAACCCAAAATCCTCGGTATTCCCACTCTCAACCTACTGAAAATGAAATCCGAACAACTCATCCTCTTTCTTcttacccttaatctgctctATCCACGTTGGTTTAACTTGTAGTTCAGCCAATAGgataccatcatcaaataaactgaaGCAAGCAAACATCACCCTCAGGTCAGTCATAGCTCTACGGCTCAGTGCGTCGgccaccacattagccttaccagggTGGTATTCAATAGTACAGTCGTagtccttaagcaactcaatccaCCTACGCTACCGAGGATTCAGCTCCTTTTGAGTGAGGAGGTAaatgaggctcttgtgatcagtgtaaatgatacacttctcaccatacaagtaatgcctccagattttcagtACGAATACCACTGCGGCCAACTCTCAGTGATATGTCAGATAATTCGCCTTATGAGTtttaagctgacgagacgcgTACACTACCACCTTAccctcttgcatcaatacacatcccaaaccgacatgtgatgAATCACTATACAGAGTAAACTCCTTTCCAGACTCTGGTTGTATTAGAAAAAGGGCATCAATCAGTAcagtcttgagcttctcaaagctctcttgctgtGAATAAGTCCAATTAAACGGCACACCCTTACATAGCAACTTAGTCAATGGAGCGCCAATCAGAGAAAACCCCTCTACAAATCGTCGATAATACCCTACCAGTCCCAGAAAACTGCAAATCTCAAATATAGTCTTAGGTTGCTTCCAATCCAAGATAGCCTCAATCTTTCAAGGATCGACTCTAATCTTCTTAGCAAAAACCACATGCCTTAGAAACGTTACTTCAGGTAACCAGAACTCAAATTTACTAAACTTGACGTACAATTGTTTCTCTCGCAGAATCTGTAGAACTATTCTGAGGTGTTCATCGTGCCCATCCTTAGTTTTCGAATACAccagtatatcatcaataaatacaattatGAACCGATCCAAATAGGGCTGGAACACTcagttcatcagatccataaaaGCTATCGGTGCATTCGTCAGTCCAAAAGGCATTACTAggaactcatagtgaccatagcTAGTCCTAAATGTCGTCTTATGCACACCAGCCTTTATAACTCTCAACTGGTGATACCTTGATCATAAATCAATCTTAGAGAAAATTGAAGCCCCTCGGAGCTGGTCAAATAGATCATCTATCCTCGATAGAGggtatttattatttatggtCAACTTGTTCAGTTgccgataatcaatacacatacgcatggatccatccttctttttTACAAACAGAACCGGTGCTCCCtacggagacacactagggcGCATGAACCCACAGTCTAATAGCTCTTGTTTCTAGGCCTTAAGCTCCACAAGCTCTTTCAGTGACATTCTATAAGGGGCGATGGACACTGGAGCTGTACTAGGAAGGACATCAATCCCAAACTCTACTTTACGATTCGAAAGTAACCCAGGTAGCTCTCCAGGAAAAACGTTTGGAAACTCCTTAACTGTCCTGATATCCTTAACCGAAATGTCCCCAGAATCTAAAACACTGATGTAAGCCAGATACGCCTCACGTCCTTTACGAACTAACTTTTCAGCCCTCAATACAGAAATCACATTCGATAAGTAGTTCTATTGCTCTCCAATTATGACTACCTTGTTGTCTTTCATAGTTCTCAGTACAACCCCTTTCATGACACAATCTAAGCTTACTGCGTGTTTAACCAACCAGTCCATTCCTAGTATTAGATCAAATTCCCCAAAAGGCAGTTCCATTAGATCAGCCAAAAAGATGACTCTTTGAACCTCTAGAGGAACatctctaaaaattttgttaaccCTTATTGACTGCACCAACGGACTCAGTACACTGACCTCACTTATATTGCTCTCAACCAATATACCCAAGTTTTCAGATATGGTACAAGTTATATAGGAGTGAGTGCATCCTATATCTATCCGTGCAGTATAtggtacattataaataaagacCGTACCCGTAATGACGTTTGGAGCATCTTTATCTTCTCAGCGACAAGCAGCATAAACTAAAGCTGGCTGCATCGCCAAAGTATGACCGGCACCTCTGCTCACTGCCCTCTGACCACACCCAAACCATTACCACCTCTGCTTGACCCTCACGTCCCAATGACTACCCTTGGCTGCTGCCAAGTATTACTATCCAGAGCTAGCATCTGATCGAACCTCTGTGAGCACTCTCTAATACGGTGCTCTTGAGAACCGCACCTCAAACATTCCCTAGTTCTTTTCCAACACTCGCCCTTATGGCACCTACCACAGTCAATACACAACGACTGTTCAATAGCATCAATGGGAGCCCCAACTCTCATCGGCCCATAACCTCTAGCCTTTTTATTAGGCCTCAGAATGGAACTCGAGGGCTtcgaatccctcttattcctaCCCTCTCTCTGTCACAGACTCAGTACCAGAATCAGATTTAAGAACTCCCTTCTACGGGCATCCACATAACTTGCCCCCACATATGTCCCCTAAAAAgcggtcttaaagaactcccaggtTAGGCAATTgggctgagtgccctccttaacaATGAGCCACCACTGATACGCCTCATCACGTAGCAGCGATATAGCaccctttaatttttacttaGGGGTGCAGTCTAGGTCATCCATAATTCTCTCAGTGGCCTCTATCCAGTATTCTGCCACAATAGGGGCAACGCTAGCAATACCCCTGAAAAGCTCAGCTCAGTTAGACCAGAGTTGTTCCATAACCGACCATCGGCCTCCAGCTCCAGTATTGGGCCCAACGATCCTTTCTAAAATCCTTAACATGGATTGAGACAGTGTGTCTTCCCCAGTCGCTCGATTTTGTGACCCAGTCTCAATGACAGGCAACACCGATGTCTCGCTAGTGTCTAGATTTGGCATACTGCCCAGTGAAGAGGACTTAGCTTGGGCCCCTCTACGGCCTCTACCTTAGCCTCTAGTAGCCCGTCTGCGAGTACCTCGTGTGATCATCGTCTAGTTGCGCTTATctgtattaaaagttttatgaaTAAGTTTACAGTTCATTAGTTATTAGTAGATGTTTTATGGAAAAAGTTTCAGTAGTTCAGAGTTTGTTTTCGTACGACGCAGTGTCTACTATTATTTATCGGTTTTACTATAGTATCAGTATATACTAACCTGAGTGTTTTCAGTACagtctatctatagtagtctcagtATATACTATCTATAGCACTTTTAGTTTTTCAACAAATATAAATTCAGAGGACTTACAGGATCGGCGCCAGAGACTCAATGTGCCACACATTTAGTAAAAACATTTCACGTCATTTAGAAATCAATTATTAGAAAATCGAATCTCAACAACCCAAATCCACAGCCGAGTTTGtgacctggctctgataccactaaatgtaacacccccaactcGGCCTGgatgttatggccgaatctggcaatgtcacatggTAGCGTTTTTCGAAAAATGAGTTGTCGTCAAAAACCTCTTATCTTTACTACCTCTTTACACTCTCTTATGTTCAATCCAAGACCTGTCGATCAATTCCAACGTGATTCGTATTCAATTGTTATTCTCCTtcaaaatgttattaattttcaaaacatcacTTATTGCTGAATCTTTTCAAAACAGTTTGCATGTTTAtgcaaattttgttaaaatgtttgatcCGTTTTGAAAGCTCGATTATCCCTACTACTAGTAGTtgtaaatcaaaacaataaaaacccaaaattaaaaataaaaaaacccaaagagagcattattacagtaaaataacccaaaataaaatcaaaattataattacttaCTAAGTCGAACTAAATAGGTCGTGTGACCACTGCTGAGTCCTCCATCGCACCGATCCGCCTATGTCTAGAGATTACCTGTACAGTAtaatcagaagggtgagtttacaaaaactcagtgtgtaatcccatataAAGAAAAAAGTCAGAAGGCAATCAcaatctgggcctaagcccatttcagTACAGTTTCAATTTCAAATAGGGCCATAGCCCATTACAATACAGAAGCAGTCATGCatttgggccttggcccattatAGTATCAATATTTAGTGCAGTAACAGAATATAGTTtcaaatcctacccaaccagcctctccAACTTCGTCCAActctacactccatgtggggatataattaACCCACCCATACCTATGTTGGACCGCCGGCACCCTTACGGTGCagcagaaaaagaaaacattcggcgatcctaaccatggatccatgtgtgaggaacaaATCGgcgtgaaataaaggtttcaaaattaccaaatctctattctgagtagacagcaacgagtaatctgatctactatcgaaccaagccgtaatctatcgtgactccggcctctacgtaatccacccagttgacaatgaacgaaaggaatccccaaaactattttgaaaagactttgctttgacgACTGCTAGACcccaaacaaagaaaaaatgagatttttatatctatttttagggtttttagaaattaaatacatataacaatattttaaaccgaaaattataattacattaattataataattatttcagtaaattatatatttatttgaatttatatactaaccaaattcatgttctcattatgggtgcaacaaccttgtacataatgtgtttgatatttgattacccaattaaattaattctataattaatttaattcaagcgacaaccaaacaca
The Gossypium raimondii isolate GPD5lz chromosome 8, ASM2569854v1, whole genome shotgun sequence DNA segment above includes these coding regions:
- the LOC105793150 gene encoding uncharacterized protein LOC105793150, which produces MAPYKALYGRRCRIPSRWIELGEWHVLGPELVSDTKDKVRLIQNRLKATFDRQKSYADLKCREIEYSMGDFIFLKVSPWKKIHDVFHVSMLRHYRLDLTHIILVEEIKVGPDLTFEEEPIQILKHDVKVLAQLVPLARLGSAHALTLLTFQDHDL